The region ggaaaacatGATATTGTAAATGTGCGCTCATTTACACTCATTCCTCATGACTAATTTGTACAATGATTAAAACAAAGCCAGCCCAAAGTCCAAAGATTAGAGAATTTGAAGGCGGAACCCAGCAGTTGACATTTACATATTTGGAATTAATACTTTGTCTTCTGCCGCTAAGAAAGCACCATTGCTTGTAAACTGGCACATGACCACAGGACAAATGGATTTGTGCCCTTCCAAGGGACCTGGTAACAAGGAATGGTGCTTTACCAAGGGAGCATTGGAGCATCAAACTCGTTTCACACCCTTCATTAAGAAACCACTGTCTACCATCTCAGACAATGGACCTACGTAGAGACAATCAGCATTAAATGACTACACTCTACTAGTTTGAAACAATAGAGTAACCAATGCAGAACAATTGGGTCTGACTCATGCAAGCGAATCCATTGTTCTAGTTTAACATTATATTGTCAATAGTTTATTTATAATCACACCTCAATAATGCCTACCATATAGCCCTGAAACCATGAGAAGCTATTGTGAGGTAGCATTGTTTGAAAACCTGAAATGTTTCTGTGCCTGGCAAAGAGAGTTAAGGACATTACATTAAACTTCAAGCAGTGCATGAAGTTGGTCAACAATGAATGACTTTACCTGATCATTCCTGACTTTGAATCATAAATGCAGTGATATATTAAACATTCTGGtcaaatataaaattcaaaaggaACGGATTGGAATTTTTTGGTAAATAGGAATGAAATTAAGTTCCTGAGCTAGACTGGAAAACCATCTAACCATCTGAGATGTAAAGGAATTCAATGGCCACTCCAGCTCTACCAACAATTTTACTAACCAcggttttgaagaaaaaaaaagagtatttcatCAGTGTTGGGGATGTCATCACTCTGATAGAGTTTATGCTAATactaacagttttttttaaggtcttgtagtaaaaaaaaaaaaaaaattatatgcaacattgattaaattttcataaGGTTATagatacaaataaaaatcaaactggaAGCCCTACACCAGTGTTAATGAAAAACATTTACTTGCCCCTTTAAATAATATAAATTCTACACAGGTCTCCCACTTTCAAATGACAGATGTTAAGAAAAGTGTTAATAATGTAACTTAGTACACGTATATACTTGAGCTTCTTGATGATTAAGATTCAACTACTAATAATCACTAGTTTTGACCATAATATGGCATTTATACTGGAAAAGGTAAGTTATAAACATATCTTCGAACAAGACATAACATTACCGACATACGCTATACCCTATCCTGAAAATAAAGCAGAATATGATAAGCCCAATCTATGGCTTCTactatttatataattatgtttaaattaccaattcaaagaatttcaaagttttttttttattatatccaTAAGTATGGCAGGCTCAATTGGCAGCTTCAATTATTATAATGTTCTTGAAACTTAGAAAAACTATGGAAAAATGTTTGTATTAGTGCATTAACATTGTAGACTACACATTATAAAGAATCTTATCATATTTTACTAAGTACTTTGCACTGAAGCTTGGATAACTTGTAAGAAAGACCTTCTGTCTTTTACAAAGAccacatatttcatttttattctattgCAGACTGTTCTCATGAAACCTCCACATAAGACCATTTGATTACCTTTCACGTATCAATTAGCCACTAGGCAGTTTATATACAGGTTTCAATGAGTATGTTATTTTGGTCTAGATAATATGAGATGGCTTAATATATTGATCAAGCATCTCACGTTTGATCTCTTCTTGCAAGAGTGCATGagagtctacatgtgggactgtgtAAAATTTCCCAACCTCTGTATTTCTAGTACATCACTGCCACAGAAACCATGCATATCAAGACAAACCATTGTCTCTTAGTGATGGAATTTTAAATGCGTGTACACGAACAGGCAGCAACACTCCCAAATTGGATGTTAATAGTACACAGTACCTTCAATACTGAGCTTACTAACTTCTTTACGGAGTTCATCACCTTCTTTGTACGTATCCATGGTAACGGGTGCAAACTGCTTTAATGTAAAATCCTCCATTCTCCTCTTCCATACTTTCTCTTTGTGCATGTTGAGTAGATGGTTGGCAATCTCACTTTTCAGTTCAGCTGATAATGAAAAAGATGGttgtaataaaatcatgatGGATAAAGTAATGGTTACCTCCCTAAAATCTTCAAAAATTATTCCTAAAACAAGGTAAGCTCCATCATAAGAAAATATTCAGTTCATTTTGAAACTTGTATCTCAATCTGTACAATATCTAGATGCtctaataaaattttgaattatatcaTTTCCACATCCCTCTTCCCTGCAACCCCTTATAAAGGTTTTGTTactctcctcctcttcctcatgAAACATGTGGAACATCCTAGGTAGCTCACCTGCATTCTGTATTTACAACTTATCAGTAATAGACATGCGCATAAGATTTGAGCAAAAGATATATGAAACCTGCAGTagtcatatgattttttttttttgaatagaAAATACTGTATAATAAAATCCATACAAATATCTTCATGGTTTCATCACTACCATAAACAACACCACCATGATGACGATtaacaaatacattttcattgacGAAATTGCATACCTGACATTCTTGAGTTGACCACCATGGGATGTACTGGTAAAGGTCCCCAGGATTCCATGATGTGTAGTTTCTCTGCGAGTGAAGGATGTTTCTTCATCTGATAGCTAAGGGTGGTAGAGTTGATTGCGGCAGCATCTACTGTCTTGTCAGCAACCATCTCAATTGATTTCACATGTGATCCTGATGACAAAATAAAGTAAACTAAGTTGAACAAGTGTGGTTTTGTTCGGTGCACTCTGGAGGGTGAACCACAAGGTTCAAATCCCTATTAAAGCAAGGGATTGCCAATTGGTACAGACATTTATAGCATGAAAGTTGAAACAGGTTCTATTTTTATCTATCATGTGTGAAGCAACCCCTTAACTGGCTTACGCCAGTAAGTCTTGGtcaatttgatattgttttaatGTGTGTATCAAGTCTCATGATCAATAACTGAGGTAGCAGCTcactctgtatttttttttcttatttaatgtTTTAATTCTAGTATGCAAATTACCAAAGTAGTACCAGAATATGTCAAGCACATTTCTATTCCATGTCTCAGATCTCATAATACACAATACAAACACTGGCTAACATAAAATCACACCAACCTGACTGAACGATGTGACCAAAGAACATAACACTTTCTCCTCTTTTCTTAAGCTCTTTCAGCGTAGTCAGGACTCCACTGGGTGAATTAGGACTGGAGTAGGCCCATCTTACCCCTCTCATATCCTTGaactctttatatttttcactgtaaaaaaaataaaggagattttaaaaaaggtaaaaatgtaTGACATATTCATGAAATGATGAGATGAATTATTAATTGCAAAGAgcatatattcattttatcaatgCCAAATGAAATTAGATCATTAAATGATCTCATGATATcatgaaaagcgctatataagtttaagttattaatgtttttatttttacacatatTTGTGAACTGTATGTAATAATTCAGCTCTTTTGCTGCTatttacagtttttttttccaataaatcatttcaatcaatcaaagGGTAAAAGGCATTGAAGAGCATTCTTCACCTTGGTACACTTGAGACTTTTCAAATAAACAATTTCTTAAAGGGTCAAACGTTTGCAATAATGAATAGCTTGTCATCAGTATTTCTAATATACAGGTACCTACCAGTTATCAGCATGAACTATTACATCTGAGAAGTAGACAGGTTTGTTGTTTGATTTGGGGTGTGGAGAGAGTGGTGCCACAGGAAGTAATTCAGCCTGGTCTTTGACCCTTTCAAGTAACCTCATAAAAGGCTCTGCATTCATGAaagctgaaaaacaaaataGGTTTTTTGTCCACTATTGAGCCAAAGGTAAacttaattgaaaaataatgtcatttgaAACCAGACTTTATAAAAGTATAAACAAATGACATTTATTCACATAGTTGTGATCGGAATGGATGTAAATTATCATCAAACAATACAATAAACACATGGATATGATCCTCATTGTTTTCAACATTTATCAGGTGACTACATTAATCACGATGTACTATCATTAGTTCACTACTTCAaattcatgatcattatcactACCATTACAACTGTAATGCATTATGCACTCACGATATACATgcaatttttcttcttctcactCTGCTCATATTGGAGATCAACAGCAAGATGCTGCATTAAGAGTGTCCATCAGCAGTTAAGAGTTACAGAGAAGAAAGAGATAATACAGCTAATATGGAGTTCACAGGGGAAAGTCAATGTTAGCAAAATAAGCTTGTCATTCAGCTGGGAGGTAAAGAGAGCATGATAGTAACACAGCCGGGTTGGTAAAATAAACACtaacatgataataatatcactATCAACCACTATGCCTTACCCAAATTACCATATAATTCAATCATTGTCGTAATTAATACTTCAAATCAACAgaatcatcaccactaccaaaACCACTATCATCGCTATGCTTACccaacaccatcatcaacatcagtCTTACCATCATTATAGCcaataaaattatcaaaataatcatcCATACCTATATCAACATGATCCAATGTGAATGGGTCTGGTCTATCGGCAGGAGGACCAGGCCAGCGGCTTTCATAGATGAGGTAGACTGGGCATTTCATCTTATCCTCCAGATAGTGGGCAACCATCTCAAAGATCTCAACGGGTAGGCCTGGGCATAGATAAGTCATCAGCCTCAGCTGGACTGGTACCCTCCGTGTGTCAGCCATCAAGATATTAAGCTCCTGGACCTGAGAATCATCATAAAACAGGCCAAAATGTTGGTAAATTATGACTTTAAGTTTAACTAATATGTCTTGAAGCACTGGACTGGAACCCTCCGTGTGTCAGCCAACAAGATATCAAGCTCCTAGACTCCAGAATCATCATAAAACAGGCCAAAATGTTGGTAAATTATGACTTTAAGTTTAACTAATATGTCTTGAAGCACTGGACTGGAACCCTCTGTGTGTCAGCCATCAAGATATCAAGctcctggggcggtattctgaaaacgttcttatcttaattttgttcttatctacgtcactttcttaaattggtattctgaaaacgttcttatctttttcttatcttttgttcttatctttgttcttatcttgctctccacccaatgctgagcgcgtaaatttacaactcgcgcatataataccaaatcgcgctaaaagataagaacagaatgtagataagtggtattctgaaaacgttcttatcttttttctttcttatctttcacgatatttaagataatatttaagatagctagagggttatcacatctcacgatgtccgcgtttttcttgctcaaaatcgatggcctctagtagtaacaagtacccacaagtattcctaccaccatttatttcattcaccctttattttgcccgtctctttttttctatcccttctttcttttccattttttattcctttctatctgtctgtctttcttcctttctatctgtctgtcttttgtcctttctatctgtctgtctttcttcctttctatctgtctgtcttttgtcctttctatctgtctgtctttcttcctttctatctgtctgtctttctccctttctatctgtctgtctttcttcctttctatctgtttgtctttctttctatctgtctgtctttcttcctatctgtctgtctttcttcttttctttcattcttcatttatatctttacttttgttctgtttgaatcttttaatttctttttttttcttttgctttgtttcatttatacttcatctttcttccttttttattttcccttttcgttttatcccttttttttttttttactgagttttttttctgtcttttttccccgtttctcttcctttttttctttctttcttccttcacttgtttgtaatcttcatttttcttccttatttttcttccattctttcgtttttatacatgcttttccttttttaatcattcatttcattttccccctttttcttccttccctttaataattcttaatttttcttatttctttatttctgctttctgacacttttgtgtctttttttactttctttcttttttttctttattttgctcattcttttttcgttcgttctttatttactctttttctttactttctttcttctctctgtctttcttctattaactttttctttattctttccattgattttttttcgtttttttttccccaactttttattttccctttcgttttctttttctttctttctttccttatttcttttttctatgaatttacctttctttctttatctttttgtagtcttcatatttgcgtcaaatttcctttcatttttttctctcatctttatttctttgtttaattttcttttttttctctcttccttcaccatttttattcccttttttctctttcttttttttctttctaactttctttcattcgttttttttagacttttttttcttttttggttccttgttaatttattttatcttatattacatgtagtttgacctttttctatttttgtgtgtattccttttagttaatttctttttttcttcatttttgttccttcactttatcatggataattgttctatttttttttcttccttttccttcttttattcattctattttctttcttttttatttttgaattctttttgcttgctttcttttgtttactctttattttttcattattttctgctttgtccctttcatcttttttttctgcttcattctgacccttttctgtcttctttctttcatacctacttactttctttcttcatattttgttctttattcgtacctgctttatttacttttcttacttttttttttgcacgtggacgtctcgaaataataaaatcagtcattgcgtataaaatgcctatttcgcgcaatgcgccagaaacggtgaacgcgcagcgcccatgatattctcttcacataaggaacgcttcttttggttaaactgccaatataaagcgcattttgattggtaaaatcttaaaaatgggcgtgttggagataagaaggggcagtccttacagagataagaacgcgttaagaagattttcagaataccgatttgcaatgattttagcgtcttcttatctcagtgagataagataaaagataagaacaaagataagaacgttttcagaataccacccctggacTCGAGAATCATCATAAAACAGGCCAAAATGTTGGTAAATTATGACTTTAAGTTTAACTAATATGTCTTGAAGCACTGCCCCTTTTTCCTGTTCTCAATACCAGTTCAGCTTGAAATAAAAACCCAAACATTCTCAAATAAGAATATCAATcaaatttttcaaattgttaaaagatcaaaaaaagaataaattctTGTCAAAAATATGTTAAGATCTTGGGCCAGACTGCCCAATCATGCTCCTATTGCCAGAGATGGGTTTATATAATGATTACAAGTTGCTCATGTCAttgacaattaaaaaaacaagcagTTTATATCACACACccctgtgattaaaaaaaacttcatacAAAAGGTCTATAAGAGCAACACTTTCTTTAACCTGAATAAAGATAGGAGTGGAGCCGGGTCAATTTGACCTGGGCCTGCATAGATGcaattgctacatgtacatgtatatgtatgcaACCACC is a window of Lytechinus variegatus isolate NC3 chromosome 2, Lvar_3.0, whole genome shotgun sequence DNA encoding:
- the LOC121409002 gene encoding uncharacterized protein LOC121409002 — protein: MADTRRVPVQLRLMTYLCPGLPVEIFEMVAHYLEDKMKCPVYLIYESRWPGPPADRPDPFTLDHVDIAFMNAEPFMRLLERVKDQAELLPVAPLSPHPKSNNKPVYFSDVIVHADNCEKYKEFKDMRGVRWAYSSPNSPSGVLTTLKELKKRGESVMFFGHIVQSGSHVKSIEMVADKTVDAAAINSTTLSYQMKKHPSLAEKLHIMESWGPLPVHPMVVNSRMSAELKSEIANHLLNMHKEKVWKRRMEDFTLKQFAPVTMDTYKEGDELRKEVSKLSIEGTVYY